From Syntrophorhabdaceae bacterium:
TATGAGCACCCCGATAAAAAGAGCAAAAGCAAAATCAAAGAGAACCTCGCCGCCGAGAAAAAGGATCGCACCGATAGTGATCGCCGTCGTTAATGACGTTATGAGGGTTCTGCTCAACACCTCATTGGTGCTGAAATTAATTACTGCTCCAAAGTCGGATTTTGCTTTCATCCTGGCCATGTTCTCCCGGATCCTGTCGAAAACAACAACGGTGTCGGTGAGCGAATACCCCGCTATGGTCAGGAGAGCAGTAATAAAGAGAATATTCATCTCCATGTTGAAGATGTAGAATACGCCGAGGATGACAAGGACATCATGGAAGGTGGCGATTGTGGCCGCAATCCCGAAGATAAAGGTAAACCTCCAGGCAATATAGATGATGATGCAGATAAGTGCAATAACAACGGCAATGATCGCGTCCTTTTTCAGCGCCTGTCCGACAGTGGAACCAACCATATTGCTTCCGACTACCTCGAACTTCTTGCCTTTCAGATTTGCGGAGATGTACTGGCCTATTGTATCCTGAGCCTTTTCCTTCTCGGTATCAGATATCTTTGTCTTTATGAGAAACTCATTCGTCCCGCTTATTTCCTGTATCTGCACGTCATGAAGACCGCTTCCAATGAGGGCGCTTCTCAGTTCTCCTATGGATACCTTCTCGCTGAATTTGACCTGCAGCTGTGTCCCGCCCGTGAAATCCACGCTGAGATTCGCTTTCCCCAAAGTGACCATGAGAAAACCGATACAACCCAGCACAACAAGCACTAAGGAAAATATAAAGGCCTTATTCCGCAGCCCGATAAAATCTATGTTTGTCTTTTTTGTTATCTCTACAAACTTCATCAAATGCTTAAGCTCCTTGGTTTAAACTTCACGATGATCCAGTCATATATCGCTTTCGATCCGAACACAGCGGTGAAAAGATTGATGATAACTCCAATGCTCAGCGTAACGGCAAACCCCTTTATAGGGCCCGTTCCGAACGTGAAGAGTATGAAGGTCGTAATAAGTGTCGTAATGTGTGAGTCAAAAATCGTGACCCACGCTTTGGTATATCCCGCGTCAACAGCCGCCCTCGCGGTTTTCCCAAGACGCAGCTCTTCCCTGATCCTTTCAAAGATAAGGACGTTGGAATCGACGCCCATTCCCATGGTCAGGATAATACCTGCTATGCCGGGCAGGGTCATCGTGGCCTTCAGGGCAGTAAATGCGCCAAGGAGATAAAGGAGGTTCAAAAAGAGGGCGATATCGGCAATAACGCCTGAATAGCGGTAATAGTAGATCATAAAGATAAAGACGAGGATAGCGCCCAGGATAGCTGCCCGTACACCCTTTTTAATCGAATCCTGCCCGAGCGTGGGGCCGATGGTGATGTTCTGTATTACCTTCACCGGAGCCGGAAGCGCACCGGCACGGAGCACTATCGCAAGGTCCTTTGCCTCTTCCATCGTGAAACCGCCTGTGATCGATGCCTTGCCGCCCGATATCCTCTCCTTGATAACAGGCGCAGAATAGACCGTATTATCGAGGATGATGGCAAGCCTCTTTCCGACATTCTCAGCGGTTATCTTATCGAATATCCGTGCACCCTCGCTGTCAAATTCTATCGCAACGTAGGGCTCATTATTGAACTCCCCGCCGATCCTGACCTTTGCGTCAGTCAGCAGTTCCCCGGTGAGAAGCGCCTGTCTCTTAAGGAGGATCGGTGTAGTCGTATAAATGCCCGTGTCCTTGTTTCTTGTCCTCATGGTAAGAACTTCGCTGCCTTCAGGAACAGATCCCCCCTGAAACCTCGTGAGGTTCTCTTCGTCAACCAGCTTGAATTCAAGCTGGGCAGTTCTGCCGATCAGTTCTAAGGCCCGCTGGGGGTCTTTGATGCCCGGCAGCTGCACGAGTATCTGGCTTTCCCCCTGCTGGACAATGACCGGCTCTGTAACTCCGAATTGATCTATCCTGTTGCGTATCGTCTCCAGCGCCTGCTTTACCGCATTTTCCTTAATACCGGCAACCTCTTTATCGGGCAGGAGGAATGTGAGGTGAAGGATATCCCCTTCTGCCTTCGAATCTCCGGCCTTCAGATCGGGAAAGTCCCTGCCTATAAGGTTATAAAGCTTGTCTTTCTGCTCTGCCCTCACCGATACTGAGAGCGTATTCCCGTGCTTGTCCAGCGCCAGGAAACGAACCCCGTCACGGATCATGGCGTCTTTGAGCGCGGCAAACTTTCTGTCGATCATGTTCTGCATAAGCTTCACCGTGTCAAGCTCAAGCAGGAGGTGCATGCCGCCCTTCAGATCAAGCCCGAGATGTATCTTGTCAGAGGGGAGATATTTTTTTAATGTCCCCTGCGGCTCTATAACATTCGGCAGACAGAATATGACCGATATGATTAAAAAGATCAGGACCAGGGTAAATCTGAATTTCAACGATTTAAGCACTTATCAGCCTCATGTTAAGGATTGGCAAAAATATATGCAAATTATAATCATATGACGATTTTGTCAAGAGAAATTTCTCACAAATACAAAACAGCTCATGGCTGATGGCTGATAGCTCATGGCAAATCCTAAATCATAAGATCTAAACCCCTCGTCAGCGACGACAAATCATCGCCGCCCGGACCGGTCACGTCATTATACGTATAGGAGAACTCGTTGGAGAAGTGAAGCTCGTTCGCGGGGGCATCAGCGGCATAGACCGG
This genomic window contains:
- the secD gene encoding protein translocase subunit SecD codes for the protein MLKSLKFRFTLVLIFLIISVIFCLPNVIEPQGTLKKYLPSDKIHLGLDLKGGMHLLLELDTVKLMQNMIDRKFAALKDAMIRDGVRFLALDKHGNTLSVSVRAEQKDKLYNLIGRDFPDLKAGDSKAEGDILHLTFLLPDKEVAGIKENAVKQALETIRNRIDQFGVTEPVIVQQGESQILVQLPGIKDPQRALELIGRTAQLEFKLVDEENLTRFQGGSVPEGSEVLTMRTRNKDTGIYTTTPILLKRQALLTGELLTDAKVRIGGEFNNEPYVAIEFDSEGARIFDKITAENVGKRLAIILDNTVYSAPVIKERISGGKASITGGFTMEEAKDLAIVLRAGALPAPVKVIQNITIGPTLGQDSIKKGVRAAILGAILVFIFMIYYYRYSGVIADIALFLNLLYLLGAFTALKATMTLPGIAGIILTMGMGVDSNVLIFERIREELRLGKTARAAVDAGYTKAWVTIFDSHITTLITTFILFTFGTGPIKGFAVTLSIGVIINLFTAVFGSKAIYDWIIVKFKPRSLSI
- the secF gene encoding protein translocase subunit SecF, which encodes MKFVEITKKTNIDFIGLRNKAFIFSLVLVVLGCIGFLMVTLGKANLSVDFTGGTQLQVKFSEKVSIGELRSALIGSGLHDVQIQEISGTNEFLIKTKISDTEKEKAQDTIGQYISANLKGKKFEVVGSNMVGSTVGQALKKDAIIAVVIALICIIIYIAWRFTFIFGIAATIATFHDVLVILGVFYIFNMEMNILFITALLTIAGYSLTDTVVVFDRIRENMARMKAKSDFGAVINFSTNEVLSRTLITSLTTAITIGAILFLGGEVLFDFAFALFIGVLI